The Hermetia illucens chromosome 2, iHerIll2.2.curated.20191125, whole genome shotgun sequence genomic interval TCGTTCAATTGGGTTACTTCATCCGTCCAAAAGGGAAAAGCTCGTAAAGTAGAGAGattattaaggaactccaaaaaataatatttgaagACCTTAACTTACGCAACTACTGGAAGTCAAATGTTTTTGGCATTACATTTTTGTTATAATATATATGATTTTAAATCTCTTTATTTATGATAATCAAAATGTGTATATAATACTACTTGTAACTTGTAGAACATGATACATGAACATaaagattttaatttttatgaggTATGCAATGAATCATTGCATAGCAAACCAACTAATATAATTTTCTCTCTTTGGTACATTACTCATGAGCATTTGTTGCAGGAGCAGCCAGGATTTACAATATCATTGTGCCGTGCTTAATCCCGACCTTAAGTACAGGTAAGTGGCATGTCATTGTCCTATCCGTTTCTAAGTAGTTTTAGTTAGGCATATACATTCGGTGAGCATTACAAAAAACGCACTCAGAAAAGCTATCAAAGTTTGAGTGGAATCTAAGAGCATTTAATTAGAATCTTACCATGCTTTTGATTAACGAACCAAGATTACTGAGTGCAGTCACTGTTAGtgagaaaaatatgaaactaTAACcaaattcatgaaaaaaataCACGCCTCATAATGATTAAATGAAATGAAGCTTAAAAGTTGGATGGGAAATTAGCAACCCTGACCACAATAGAATAAAATATTGTAATCGAAATTATTATCATCGTGACATCAAATAGCACCGCCACGATCTTATGTTATAAAAAATGATATATGTAGTTGTATAACAAAGCTCATTAGTTTCGGAGTCAAAGGTTCCAATTTGATGAGGCTGGCGGAACTTTTTAACGAACCAAAACATTACAAATGACCGAAGATTACATTACATCTGATAATACGAGAGAGATGGTAAAAAGTGTAATAAATGTCTTCTTATCTACACTTGTGAATAACAACCTTCCGTAGATACTACTGCGAATTCTACCTTTCACCAATAGCGTCTATCAGTTGCTTGCCTTCCGTTACTAGTGTTCTGATATTTCCATTATGTACAATATTTTAAGTGCATGATTTTGCTCAATCAAAATAGTTGCTTTAGTTGGGTAATAGCAATAAAGGGAAGCAGAAAATTAAATATGTAAAAAATCAGTGGATGCCGatagtttttaataaaaaatacgaAATTCCCAATCTTAAATTTAGTTAAAGTAATGATTAAAACATAGTATATCCTTTTACGCTACTCCAACTATTGATATAAATGTGGTTGCATGTTCTCTTTCAAGAAATATATATTCCAATTAGTAACTAGACCACAATTCAATTACAGATGGTCAGCACGACCTTGCGTGGATACGCATCGATTCATTTGTCAACACAAAATGCCAAAAGTCACCGCTAGAAACCGTGCAAAGGTATACAATCGCTGGAATGAGACATATCCACATCAAATGGCGAATGAAGTGATATTGgaagtggttgatgatggacgCTTGCCAAGGTAAATTTTAACTACATGATTCCTtccattatttttatatataatcaaTAGGACGTTGATAGCAATAGTCttctaatattttattatttcttattttcttcccCTTCCAACTACTTTCCGCTTTCCTTGCCTTACCAATCTTTTgtaaaaacattttaatttataaCTTAACTATCCTCttataattatataatatatatacatatatatatcacgACTACTTAAATTTCAAACTCAAAAACAATTAAATGTACAAATTGTATAAATCTTTCATTAATGACAAATTTGTATAATAATCCGAACAAACAAAAAGAATAAAGCAGCGATTGATAACATATAAAAATGTAACGTATGAAGTCACTTGCAAACTTCGCCCGTTGTAAGTAAATTCCATTTTATCAAAATTCTAAATCTAAATTTGTTTGAATATCGTAAAAAGTACTCTTTTTCGAAAATAACAAAGGCATTTTGTAAAGAatgtttgaataaacctcacaTTTTCAAATGGCACTTTTAGTTTTAAAATAAAGATATCCGTTAAACTCCGAATTTTTAATAAAGTGAAGAAATTGGAATAGATAAGATTTTTTTAGAATAGGgggaatttttgatttttgatttaaGTGTTATTTTGGAACCTCGCAAGAGGTTCATTCAGTTTCTGTTATTATGTATCTAATCTTAATGAATTAAACAACATATATATACTCTAATGCTTCTTAGCCAATATGAAAATATGGACTTAAAAAGTAACATCAAAATAAGCACACTATAAAGGCagttaatgaaatgaaaatcataTAATTTGCTTTGGGCGGTATCATTCTTTAGATGGTATACAGTGTTCGCCGAAACAATCACTATTTTTAGTTATAGATATCACCACAATGTTACGTACGATAGCTGCGGATTACTTTCCAAGAAGCGCATGTCCGGAACCTACTCAAATAATATTGATAAACTAATCTGAAAACtgtttatattttattagaAGGAGATTTATATCGAATCTACATAAGCCAACCAAATCAACAAGCAGTTTTCTTCCTCCATTCAAGGAAACTTTGATTTTAGcctgattatttttattttattagttaTAAAGTGCTGGGAGAAGATGCATTATACATTTCAAGAGCTCTCTTAAATAGATAGATCgtcaaatcaaagaaatattATGGATTTTGCATCCAAAATGGGAACTTTGAACCGGTTACGTTTTGAGTTTTGCAATTGTCAAAAGAAACTGAGCCCAAGAGCTTGTCTATATCTCGAGTTAAAGGAACATGACCGCTATGGCAGGTAGAGcctatgaataaaataaaactaattCCGGGGAGAAGATTTAAtataatttgattgaatttattgaattttctcGTAGTTTTCATGGGCTGCCCCCGATCTTGTACCCCCATTCGGCAGTTTTAACAATGCTTGACTGGAATTTAAAATTTGACTAGATTTAACACGTCACTATCACACCAATTTTTTCTAGTAAGCCCACTCATaaacaactttatttattttcctaaTCTTTGTGATCTCCTCTTACACGTTATCAAAGTTCTTCTTCCTCTAAAGTGCTATGGGCTGATTTCAGTCCTTGGTCTCCCGAAGGATTCATCTCCTTTCGTTACGGTCGTACGACTGTGTCCTCCAATTTCAAAAGTCCACTGAACTCTTAACTAATCTTGTCAATCAGATTCCTCCGTTTGTTACTGGTTGTTATTCACCAGAACACCCGTTATCTGAAGGCGTTTCATAGTTTACGTCTGGCTCCCGTGACACAGGACAGACCAAATTATCTTTTATATATCACCGATTTCGATTTCTTGtgcacttttttgtttttcactacAGAAAACACGAGATAATAGACTTTATTCGCAACCATAAATGGGATACTTCTAACTACAAAGCGAGGTTTCACAACTTTAGCGTCACCTGATCGCCTTATTTAAGTCTAGAATCTATTCAAAACCTTCACTCCAATGAACTTTATATTTCATCTAGATTGATGATTGATTCATTGTTATTCTAATGAATCTATCTAATTATTTCCAATTATTCCAGGTCGATCCTGGCCCGTCATCGTTTTCTGATATTTGTCAATCATGATCTCGGTATAAGATTCTAACGActtttttaaacaatttcatACGCTTAGTGTTCTGATAATTAAATCCAAAATGGCATGACAACCATTCTGTAGTCCCACGATGTGAAGACTTGTTTCCAACTTTCGAGTCCAAATCACAATTTTGAGTTTAAATCTGTTTCTAGTGGTTCAACTTATAACTCGTACATTAAATGGCCGCTTTATGTCTTTGAAGAAGCGAACGCATTTTTTGTAGGTTCTTGCTATATCGACAGGTTACATATAAGCGACCTTTTCCTTTTtagagttttgtgtaaaacaaaaccttattaaaatcggttgactgtctgcctgtcacacgcacttttctcagaaacgactgtaccgattgacacgaaatttggtgggaaggtgggaacgcatatagtgagttacaccgTGCTCTCTGGAATTTAAGAGGAGATCTGCATACtcgcaaaaggagggtgttgACTTTTTTCCtcgaaatatggtcatgtgggttatcaaatgaaaggccttgatcAATAATTTTCCCGGTCTCATTTCTGACATTAAATGCAAAAATGGGGAGAACGGagcttacccaaccgaaaaatcggcaAAAAATCACGAAAATTCTACTATACaatgcctaggcttcgaaatatccttcatatcaatatctgttcaaataaagttaataatggtatattactatcgtatcatttttaataattaaatgTAAACCCCCTTTCATTTattctagaatcataaaatataGGTTACattatttctaggatgaacttaagggaggttttgtgataatttaaaaaaacagtaatcattaactttatttaaacggaTATCTGAATGAGTTGTATTTTTAAGTCTGACTTTTATGTAGATGCAACATTATGATCCCATTTTTTGTCGAGTTTAGGAGAGGGCTATACACGACAGAAAATGGCGTTATATGTAAAGGGACTCACAAACTACACCTTCTCATCCAACTTCGTAACAAGTGGTTCAACTGTCTCTGAATAACACCCTAGAGTTTTGCGCTTCATTTCCCCGGAAACTTTTCCGAAGGTTCCGAAGGCAATATTAAAGATTGAAATATCGTTATCTGCTAATTCCAACATTTTTGGCGAACACTAAGTATACCATACATAATATGCTTTAATAAACaatcaattttttgttgagtcAAATCGTTTCCTGTATAAGTCGCATACTAGCATCAAATAGTACTAAGTAGAAATAATTAGTGGCACCATTGAATGAACTTCCAATTTACCTCAATGAATTTTTAACTGTCTATTTCACAAATAGTAAGCGCTTTACAAGGGTCCTCCAATAAAACTTTGAAACCAGGTCTAAATTCTTTTCGCAATAAATCTAACTAGCTGCGTTAAACTAGGAACATGTTCTGTGATTTTTGCATTGGAATATTGGAAGTAGACTTTAaacataaaatgaataaaagtcGGTAGAACCTTGCGTTTCCATAGTATATAATACCTGGAGTGTTACTTCCTTCGTTTATAAGAGCGGATCCCCCGAAAAAATGGTATTTAAGGCTTAaagattttttcttaaaaaatccaCTATGACTATCCTGTCACATAAGTAGATTGATTTAGGTTATCACGTATATGAAAAGAATCGAAGTAGTCGGTCAGccttcaaattaaatttctgcacAACTTCAAGTGGCAGAGTGAAAATTGGCAACTAATAGGCAGAATCTGGGGAATTGGTAAGTTCGATTCGTCACTGATGTTCATATGCACAAGTAGTGGAGTccttaattgaaaataaaactcaCAAAGTTTAAAAAAGCATGTTAAGTTTTTGGAAAATACTTTTAATTATGTTGATATGTTTGGTgtacgtttttttttcttttaaatacttAAGACATACGTATTTCCTGTAAAAGTtattaaaagaaacaacaatccaTTGAAATCGACTGGATTTTTGGTTGAAGTTTTGCAACATAGCTCAAATATAAGTCAAAGCCCTTTTCCGACATCTGAACATCTTATACAAAGCAGTCTTAGTTAATTGTCcactttatttataaaaatattcgaCCCGATACTATTTGCAAAGGAACGGCTTAACTATATTATATTTGAGTTTGTGTACTATTTCATAAATGTTTGAATTGTGTTTAGAAACGTCATAAATGTATCTAATTACTAGTTTAAATAAAGATGTATCATTTTTTAAAGTTCCAAAGAAGGTGCACAGGAGGAAAGACATAGATGAGCGTATGGACCATCAACATTTATcttctattttatttgtaattttaACCAAATAATCACTATCAGTCTACCGCTTGCTTTGCTTCTAAATTACGAGTAGCATGTCGGGCAATCATCAACATTTCATTATAAAACCCTATGGGAAATAGATCCAATATGTCTCCGAATACAATATGTAAATAATGGTTCTTCGAGAATCCATCCCTAAAGacttttgttttttgtgttACTCCAacgaatacaaaacctttagaaCTACAAGTGCCATGAATAAAGTTAACCaattaaaaaacacatttcaaATGTAGATATAATACGTCAAACTCGCTTCAGTATATTAGTTTAACACCAACAGCACACATTTACCATTCTTGTAGATTACGTAAAAGTGCATTAAAAAGTAGAGAATTTAATTGAAACTACTAACATTATTGTAAACGAGCAATGACAAACGTTCTAGTTTTGAAATCTTCAAACGAAGCAACAGTGAGGCAGTGAAAACGAAATATAGAATCTATTAGATAGATCGATATGCAATAGAAGACAGCCCGGAACTAAATTTATTGCGTTCTGGACTCAGTCCCAGTTCACTTTCATGGAAAAACTGACAAAATTGCATGATTGATTTACTTGTACTGAGAACAATCATTTTGGTAAAATAGAGCATGCGGAAAGCATTGGCATTTTAGGATGGAGCTTGTTTACTTAACTATTTGAGTATGCATGGGTGAAGGCAACAACAACCATTCAAATAGTTACAGCTCGTTATTATTACAGATATAAAGGATTGATATAAAAAAATACCgtccaaattttatttacaaagtcGGGCTTTTCTATGAAAGTGAAATCTTTTATCTTCACAATGATCACCAAATTTAGCTTTTTACTATTTCACAATAATTTAAAGTTGGGCTATTaaaactcattagacgctacctcacttctgccctgggacaTGTGAGggaacgtctgatgagttgcctctgccctcgtACGAAACAGCAGCCGTCTTCGTTCCtcttttactttaatttttttgggaaCTCAGCTCCAAACAAAGCATTGCAACGATTGTTCTTTTGTGGGTAGCTTTCCAAGCAACCATTTAGTAACTCGGCAAGATGAAGTTCTTTGTAAGTTAGTTTAATAAAGTTAACTCATTCTAAAAGCTTTCCAAGGAAGGAAGGCATCGACTCCACTATCCAGTCTACGCATCGTCCCCCTGAGGCACAACTTCGACTTCGGATCATGTATGatgttttcataattttcttgCCTGCGTATCCTTGTTTTTTAAACTTACACACTTAACTCAACTTACACACAAAAATCAGAATTACTTCAAAAAATTTCCTTTCAAAAGAGCAACTGACGTCGCCCTTTCTGTACATATACCAACGTTATATTAAAATATCTTCATTAGAACACGCATCTAGGCAAACCTAAGTATTCAGATGTAagtgtttaaattaaaatattaaatcaaGACGGTAGAacggaattttaaagaaagAAATGTTCCACAGATATcaattttttccattattttaaaaaggtttaaaGCATTCTTTAAACCAATAAAAAACACTGTGTTAACCCTAAAATAAtattcttttttatttaaataatgaaaataaacgaGAATATATAGAGTTAAAAAATGATCATCGTCTTCATTCTTCTACAAACCCAAAATTAATAAGTGTTATCTGCTCAATTCCTTGAGCGGCAACCATACAGTTTTCGTTATTGCTTTGGttttccaattttaattttagttaAACAATTACCATGTCATACGGAGGGAATTCGCAAATAGTATTCACAACTGATCTTTTTTAGAAAATGAAAGTATGAAAAACAGTATGAGTTCAGAGTATCTAGTATAGAGAATGACACCCAATTCTCTGTTAATGACCTCAGTGGCCGGGATATTTATTCTAATTTGACTCAATCAATTGATGCCCGAAATACAACCTACAAAAATAACCCATGTGCAACCAGCGGTATTTGAACTGCTGTCAGAATGGGACAGCTATAACCACTTTAGAGGAAtcccaaaatatttgttttcatttacgTTTTTTCTTTGATTCGAGGCAGAAAATCTCCCCACCGAATAACTCTCTCAGCCAAACATTTCCTCAATGcttcaatttgtatatatagctaaaaatatgcataattattatatatactGCATAAATATATTCTAAGCTTACAATACCTACTTCATTCTGTCCAAAAGTTCTAACTATACCTAAGTCCTCTGATCAAAGTATTATGCAAATTAGGAATTACCATCGTTTCAAATCCTacacaatatgtacatatggtaGTATAATAAGTTAACCATTTAAGTTACTTGCAGATTGTTTGAGCAATAACTGTATACACAAACTTATCTTGATATCCTTGCAAAAATTGGTGATCATTAAGTGAATTTATATAACTTTGTTCGTTTACATAGATTTTACTAACCgaacaagaagaaaaatgttAAATTGAACTCATATATTTTAGTTCACATGAACATCGTAGCCCACTGTTGTAACACATCATTTCAAGCAACTAATGACGATTTCTAATGATACATTTATTTACCATTTAAGGAATCATCGAAGACGGAAACCTTCCATTCAAACTTCTACAACGGAATCAAACATTTTACCCACCTCGGATACAAGCCAACCCCTCAACGATGTCCCACCTACTGAGGCAGGAAAACCTGGCCAGAAACGATCGCAGTGGCCTGCTCAAATTACTGGTCAGAACAATGAAACTATTGAAAAGCCTCGGCGTAGAAcagattttgataaaatagcacAGCGAAAGCGTCAGAAGGAACTAAGACGACGAAAGCGTATCCAGCAGAAGAGGAGACAGGAAGCATTGGAGGCGAAGAGATTACGAAAAGAGAAGGAAGCTGCGAAAAACCGAACCTACGATGCTCAACATTTCCCCCCACCTGTAACAGAAATTCTTATGTTCCCCGATATCGGAAGTGATTCCGTTCCTTCGACTTCTACTCAACGAATCAATTTGAATGTTGAAGATAGAAAGGAATATTtcccatttgttgaaaaggaagacgaaaaAGAGCCTGAAAAACCAACtgaaaaattaactgaaaagcCAACTGAAAAACCAACTGAAAAGCCAACTGAAAAACCAACAGAAACCACAACATCCACTACACCTGCTCCAGTCGCTTTAGAAGAAGAATATATCAAACCAATTGGCACGAAACGTGATTCAGTTCAAGATAAACAAGGCGATAACCTTCCGAAAGTTCCAACAGCGAATGAACCTCCCGAAAAATTTGACGAATACCTTAACAAACTAGAACAACAAAAAATCGAAGAGCAGAACCGTATTGTAGAAGAGCAAAGGAAACGTGAAAACTTGAAGAAATTACGAGAGAAGGAAATTGAACGTCTGAAGAAGCTTGATGAGGAACAGAAGAAGGTAGAAAAGGAATTAGCTGAAGATTTAAAACGGCAAGAAGAAGAAGCCCTCAAAAtcaaagaagaggaagaacGTATTCGCATAGAAAAGGCTAAAAAGGAGGAAGCAGAAAAGCAGCGATCACTTGAAAAGCAGGCAGCTCGGATGGAAGCCCTTCGTAAATATAAGGAAAAGCTTCGAAAGCAGAAAGAGGAAAAACTCCGCCAGGCACTTTCCAGCCAAAGCACAGAGAACACATCGAAAAACGAAAACGACACGGGACCATCCGCTTCACCAAATACTTCAAATATTACAGAAGAGGAGAAAAAATTACGTCTGCAAAAACTTCGTGATCGAATTGAAAAACTGACACCTGAACAACGGCAACGATTCCATGAACTACGAATGCAacggaaaaaacaaaaactaaagaGATCGCACATTACTAACAAACGATCTGTACTCATTCCATAGAGCGGGTAACGAGTCAAATTGTCCACCTCAATCCTTCATTTATCACTCGCCAAACATTATTGAATAGCTACTAATCTATTGACTCCTTCGTATTAAGTATATTTATGCATCTACTTTAGACCTCACAGTTCCAGCAAATCATTGCATTGAGCACGCCTGCCCAAGCAGTATCGTTCACACAAAAAACAAATTCACACGCAAAAAGGATGTATGCAGAAACCAAGTATATGcgaatattttttaagaaatttttgaacttgaaaagaatGCGCAAAACTGTTTtgtattttgtatataaaatattttggatttccAAGCTTTTAAGGAAATGCTTCATACTTTCGGCATTTGtaaaaaattactaaaaattatagaaaaaattAAGGAAAGATGGAGACAGACCAGAAATCTGTTTACACCAACAACTACTTAACTGAGATTGTAACGCCCTTCATAAATTTCGTTACTTTAAGGAATATATTTAAAGCGACACTTATGAAATTTAATGTCCATGCTAAGAGCAATAAAAACATGATATCACctgtttttgttaaaaattcaaattaggaATCTGGAAAACTCGTAGAATTTATTGTAAAAATTCATAATGCAAGTTTGCAGAAagagaaacacaaaaaaaaatggaaaagaatattacgttatttttatatttgttaaAATATGTCTTACTCTTAATATAGTGCTTTAAAATTAACAATTGTACGCGTATGCGACCGGAAGATTATGAACGCATATTGTGCAAATTGagaaaattgttaaaatttgTATAATAAAGAACCATAAAACCGGTTTGATTATTGTTTATTGCACCACGTTGACCTCTTTTCAATTGCAGGACACCAATGGCTTTATCAaacattattatttcaaacaaaatacGATTCATAAGTACATGAAACCGCGCTACCTCGGGTTATATGATTACATTTTCTTGTTTTGGGACAACTTAGTAAATGTTTATTGAAAAGAGGTTAGCAGCGTGGGTGGGGcccttctaattttttttaagcCGTTTGTTTAAGAGTGCCTTTTTTGGCAATGTTTTGCGCGATAACTTGATAACGTTTCATCCGATATCAGAATTGTTCGCTAGTATATCTATACGATATACTAGTCGCTGCATGCAGGATTTTTCGAAAAATGAACTTATAAAAAAATGGCAGCGATTTTACCAAAACGTTTATTTTTATTAGATGTAaaaatttccatctttttatttaaatataatattttttaaaagaattgaaaatcctTCATTCAGCGACTAGCGATTATGTTAATAAGTGGTAAAAATTTGGCGTTGATTGGATtagtagttttttagttatcgtCTCTACAATGTCCGGAAACGTACTTTTACAAAAGCAGTGAGGTAATCCGTTATAAATAGGTATAACTTCGGACCTAATGATCCAATCGtgatgaaatttgatgagaatattTTTGAGATAATGTTCTTAAAGAATATGCAATCAAAAACTTTTCGACATCCGCGGTCATAACAACTGTATATAACACCTTAAGGGGAGGTTtgatggttaaaaatcgcaatcTACTttataaatgcgtttttctccaaacggctaccaccatagcccaaaatctacccaacgaaattctttgaaattttcgggacttattcagaacatatttctacggtccgcaaactaggatagttGGAATTCATtcgatagttttttttattcattaatgaagccttgaaaaaacacccaaaaaagtttaaaaaggcACCAAATAATCAATAATCctggtttgcggactgtggttaagcccgcacgttaaaatgttgttcaaattttttcttcgagatgatcacagcgccctccagtgtggcagcagaaacaCAACTttgttggagatgggtgtataagttgctctgccCTTCTTACGGGATTACCCCCTTAAGAAGGGCGAAACCAATATATCGCCTACGCTTATCTACTTCGCGAAAGAATCGGATGAGAGCTGCGTAAAAGACCTGGCCCGGTGCAGTGCTACACCTGCCAAAAAtttggtcaaacaaaaacataCTACATTCAACCCAGTGTTTGTATTATTTGTTGAGATCTGTACCCAATAGCTAATTGTAAGAAAAGTAAAGAGGACGCTAATGCTAAAAACTGTAGCAATTGTAGTGGACCGCACAAGACTAAATACAAAGGTTCCCTAGTTTATGCTGAAATTAAGCAAAAATCGCAACCGAAACAACGAATTCAACGCACCGAGAAAAATACCACTCCAACCAGCACGTctgggattgaaggctctaaagaCCTGTTAGCTCGGCAAAGTCCAAACGCTAGCGTTTTGAAATCCGCATATCTAAGCCAAGCCCCCCCCCCACCCACAATCTGGAAAGGCTTCTTTTAAACTGGCTCAAACGATGAACCCAGATTTTGTGGGTCCTGCTAGAAACAAATGGACCAGCCCAAAGTATGTTACTGAAATGCAAACGGCGTCAGCCAATATAAAGACATAATGCTCAAATCTGGAACGCACCTCACTCACAAAGACAGTTTTCAAACTAATGGTTATTGCTTCTATGACCCTACGCATCCGGAAGGCAAAGCCCATTGCGGTACCAGTTTTGGGTCATGCCAGTCCGAGACAATAGACTTGGCATCATTTCATCTGGACAGCCCACTTATTGGCCAGCAGGTTAATGAGAAACTGCAGACCTGATTGACTTTGGTGTTACTAAACACATGAGACCGGAGCTGATAACGAACGAGCCGTGCTATGATCTGCTTTCATACCACTCACCCATTATGACTCTTGCGAGCGAACCTCCTATAACAAGCAATACAAGCAGGAAACTAACAATCAATTCTGCGAATTGGTTGAATTTCCCTAAGTAGTACAGCGTAAGTATATAAGCGCTCACCTACAAATCAATACTCCCGTGAAAAACATCTACAAATCAATACTCCCTTGAAATCCAACAATCCATTTTCCAAGAAATAGTACACCGCATAGCATACTATACTTAGTCCAAGTAAAGCACAAGTTGAGAAGAGACCAGAGCACATTACGAGAAAAATATTGAGGGATCTTCCGGGGATCGCAATTACTTACGTAACACACATATTCAACTGAACGTCTCAATTTGACTTTCTAGAGAAGCATGGTAGGATCGAACAAATTTACAAGACCGTCTCTGGGATAAGGAATACATTGGAGGATAGACAGCATTCTTCAGACCACTGAATATGTGGACGTGATGCAAGCCTTCGACAAAATGTGACACGAAAGTCTGacttttaaaataaagaagctgCTTCTAGTACAGTTTCGTGGAATTTTGGAATATTTACTCTTGGAGTGCAAATTCAGggtgaaatacaaaagcttcacC includes:
- the LOC119650301 gene encoding trichohyalin isoform X1; this encodes MHLSIIVLIIALAVGGVYSNHVRTKRMYGLCPPNFYRIGSLCYFISREKLNWLDAHFECKDKNSKLAEPGKITDRQLRKYLIAADENRDEIWIGGSYEWNKNKWVWGYSGNDMKYQSFSQMDPRSSQDLQYHCAVLNPDLKYRWSARPCVDTHRFICQHKMPKVTARNRAKVYNRWNETYPHQMANEVILEVVDDGRLPRIKQRLITYKNVTYEVTCKLRPLNHRRRKPSIQTSTTESNILPTSDTSQPLNDVPPTEAGKPGQKRSQWPAQITGQNNETIEKPRRRTDFDKIAQRKRQKELRRRKRIQQKRRQEALEAKRLRKEKEAAKNRTYDAQHFPPPVTEILMFPDIGSDSVPSTSTQRINLNVEDRKEYFPFVEKEDEKEPEKPTEKLTEKPTEKPTEKPTEKPTETTTSTTPAPVALEEEYIKPIGTKRDSVQDKQGDNLPKVPTANEPPEKFDEYLNKLEQQKIEEQNRIVEEQRKRENLKKLREKEIERLKKLDEEQKKVEKELAEDLKRQEEEALKIKEEEERIRIEKAKKEEAEKQRSLEKQAARMEALRKYKEKLRKQKEEKLRQALSSQSTENTSKNENDTGPSASPNTSNITEEEKKLRLQKLRDRIEKLTPEQRQRFHELRMQRKKQKLKRSHITNKRSVLIP
- the LOC119650301 gene encoding trichohyalin isoform X3; protein product: MHLSIIVLIIALAVGGVYSNHVRTKRMYGLCPPNFYRIGSLCYFISREKLNWLDAHFECKDKNSKLAEPGKITDRQLRKYLIAADENRDEIWIGGSYEWNKNKWVWGYSGNDMKYQSFSQMDPRSSQDLQYHCAVLNPDLKYRWSARPCVDTHRFICQHKMPKVTARNRAKVYNRWNETYPHQMANEVILEVVDDGRLPRNHRRRKPSIQTSTTESNILPTSDTSQPLNDVPPTEAGKPGQKRSQWPAQITGQNNETIEKPRRRTDFDKIAQRKRQKELRRRKRIQQKRRQEALEAKRLRKEKEAAKNRTYDAQHFPPPVTEILMFPDIGSDSVPSTSTQRINLNVEDRKEYFPFVEKEDEKEPEKPTEKLTEKPTEKPTEKPTEKPTETTTSTTPAPVALEEEYIKPIGTKRDSVQDKQGDNLPKVPTANEPPEKFDEYLNKLEQQKIEEQNRIVEEQRKRENLKKLREKEIERLKKLDEEQKKVEKELAEDLKRQEEEALKIKEEEERIRIEKAKKEEAEKQRSLEKQAARMEALRKYKEKLRKQKEEKLRQALSSQSTENTSKNENDTGPSASPNTSNITEEEKKLRLQKLRDRIEKLTPEQRQRFHELRMQRKKQKLKRSHITNKRSVLIP
- the LOC119650301 gene encoding trichohyalin isoform X2, which gives rise to MHLSIIVLIIALAVGGVYSNHVRTKRMYGLCPPNFYRIGSLCYFISREKLNWLDAHFECKDKNSKLAEPGKITDRQLRKYLIAADENRDEIWIGGSYEWNKNKWVWGYSGNDMKYQSFSQMDPRQDLQYHCAVLNPDLKYRWSARPCVDTHRFICQHKMPKVTARNRAKVYNRWNETYPHQMANEVILEVVDDGRLPRIKQRLITYKNVTYEVTCKLRPLNHRRRKPSIQTSTTESNILPTSDTSQPLNDVPPTEAGKPGQKRSQWPAQITGQNNETIEKPRRRTDFDKIAQRKRQKELRRRKRIQQKRRQEALEAKRLRKEKEAAKNRTYDAQHFPPPVTEILMFPDIGSDSVPSTSTQRINLNVEDRKEYFPFVEKEDEKEPEKPTEKLTEKPTEKPTEKPTEKPTETTTSTTPAPVALEEEYIKPIGTKRDSVQDKQGDNLPKVPTANEPPEKFDEYLNKLEQQKIEEQNRIVEEQRKRENLKKLREKEIERLKKLDEEQKKVEKELAEDLKRQEEEALKIKEEEERIRIEKAKKEEAEKQRSLEKQAARMEALRKYKEKLRKQKEEKLRQALSSQSTENTSKNENDTGPSASPNTSNITEEEKKLRLQKLRDRIEKLTPEQRQRFHELRMQRKKQKLKRSHITNKRSVLIP